In one Ornithinimicrobium pratense genomic region, the following are encoded:
- a CDS encoding UDP-N-acetylmuramoyl-L-alanyl-D-glutamate--2,6-diaminopimelate ligase — protein sequence MELLDLVAALDAELVDTPSHPSGVVVTGVSHQANWIRPGQAFVAIRGAHFDGHGFISDAIERGAVAVIGEGLPTSTVCNVPYLVVANAREALADAATEVAGRPSDRLTVLGVTGTDGKTTTSAIALHLLRRAGHRTGLLATIGYELPDGVLRQPPAHFTTPEAPQVQQILRDMVTHEATHAVVESSSHALAMDRVRGVSYDVGVWTNLTGEHLDFHGTMEQYFADKAKLVQRSRHSVLNADDEPWFERLIPLAKEDGGTFTSYSAEGREADWRAADVRESSEALTFTVHSPEGVAEATLPMIGRFNVANALAAMAGVSGAGVGLKDLVEALATFPGVAGRMEMVERGAGEPRVIVDFAHTAPSLQKALETVRVTTDGELWVVIGSAGGQRDPSKRAPLGRVATTYGDHAVFTEEDHRTTPLQDILAEMERGAREAGNDNFVSIGDRTEAIRYAVHEASPDDTVVLAGKGPEQTLERGTELIPWVEIEEARRALAARRRADV from the coding sequence ATGGAGCTCCTGGACCTCGTCGCAGCCCTCGATGCCGAGCTGGTCGACACCCCCAGTCACCCCAGCGGGGTGGTGGTCACCGGGGTCAGCCACCAGGCCAACTGGATCCGCCCCGGCCAGGCTTTCGTGGCCATTCGGGGGGCCCACTTCGATGGCCATGGCTTCATCAGCGACGCCATCGAGCGCGGGGCCGTGGCGGTCATCGGCGAAGGGCTGCCGACCAGCACCGTCTGCAACGTCCCCTACCTGGTCGTGGCCAACGCCCGGGAAGCGCTCGCCGACGCGGCCACCGAGGTGGCGGGGCGGCCCAGCGACCGGCTGACCGTGCTGGGTGTGACCGGCACCGACGGCAAGACCACCACCTCCGCGATCGCCCTGCACCTGTTGCGCCGGGCCGGTCACCGGACCGGGTTGCTGGCCACTATCGGCTACGAGCTGCCCGACGGGGTGCTGCGCCAGCCGCCCGCGCACTTCACCACCCCCGAGGCGCCGCAGGTGCAGCAGATCCTGCGCGACATGGTCACCCACGAGGCCACGCACGCCGTCGTGGAGTCCTCCAGCCACGCGCTGGCGATGGACCGCGTCCGCGGGGTGTCCTACGACGTCGGCGTGTGGACCAACCTCACCGGCGAGCACCTCGACTTCCACGGGACGATGGAGCAGTACTTCGCCGACAAGGCCAAGCTGGTCCAGCGCTCCCGCCACAGCGTGCTGAACGCCGACGACGAGCCCTGGTTCGAGCGGCTCATCCCACTGGCCAAGGAAGACGGCGGGACGTTCACCTCATACTCCGCCGAGGGCAGGGAGGCCGACTGGCGGGCCGCCGATGTGCGGGAGAGCTCGGAAGCCCTCACCTTCACCGTGCACAGTCCCGAGGGCGTCGCCGAGGCGACCCTGCCGATGATCGGCCGGTTCAACGTGGCCAACGCCCTCGCCGCCATGGCTGGCGTCTCCGGGGCCGGCGTCGGGCTGAAGGATCTCGTGGAGGCCCTGGCGACCTTCCCGGGGGTAGCGGGCCGGATGGAGATGGTGGAGCGGGGCGCGGGTGAGCCGCGCGTGATCGTGGACTTCGCACACACCGCGCCCAGCCTGCAGAAGGCGCTGGAGACGGTGCGGGTGACCACCGACGGCGAGCTGTGGGTGGTCATCGGCTCCGCGGGCGGTCAGCGCGACCCGTCCAAGCGGGCGCCGCTAGGCCGGGTGGCGACGACCTACGGGGACCACGCGGTCTTCACCGAGGAGGACCACCGGACCACGCCGCTGCAGGACATCTTGGCGGAGATGGAGCGGGGCGCCCGCGAAGCGGGCAACGACAACTTCGTCTCGATCGGCGACCGCACCGAGGCGATCCGGTATGCCGTGCACGAGGCCAGCCCCGATGACACGGTGGTCCTGGCCGGCAAGGGCCCGGAGCAGACCCTGGAGCGCGGCACCGAGCTCATCCCCTGGGTGGAGATCGAGGAGGCCCGTCGCGCGCTGGCCGCCCGTCGCCGTGCGGACGTCTGA
- the lgt gene encoding prolipoprotein diacylglyceryl transferase has translation MFYNPSLFTSLDLFKLWEGGMSFHGGLIGVLLAVGWVAWRHRLNVLRVTDYVATVVPLGMLLGRLANFINGELWGRPGDVPWAMIFPAADDQARHPSQLYQALGEGLIPLLVLSWLFWRTGARLRPGLLAGVFAVVLGLARFVVEFFRQPDSQLTWLVEATGLSMGQWLTVPLVLFGVGLLWWALRHPPVQALDEDPGGNGKPTAGQERPGITLL, from the coding sequence CTGTTCTACAACCCCAGCCTGTTCACCTCCCTGGACCTGTTCAAGCTCTGGGAGGGCGGGATGAGCTTCCACGGCGGGCTCATCGGCGTGCTGCTCGCCGTGGGCTGGGTGGCCTGGCGACACCGGCTCAACGTGCTTCGGGTGACCGACTATGTCGCCACCGTAGTGCCGCTGGGCATGCTGCTGGGACGGCTCGCCAACTTCATCAACGGGGAGCTGTGGGGTCGGCCGGGTGATGTGCCCTGGGCCATGATCTTCCCGGCCGCCGACGACCAGGCCCGGCACCCGAGCCAGCTCTACCAAGCCCTCGGGGAGGGCCTGATCCCACTGCTGGTCCTGAGCTGGCTGTTCTGGCGGACCGGGGCCCGGCTGCGGCCGGGGCTGCTGGCCGGTGTCTTCGCCGTCGTCCTGGGGCTGGCCCGGTTCGTCGTCGAGTTCTTCCGCCAGCCGGATTCGCAGTTGACCTGGCTGGTCGAGGCGACCGGGCTGTCGATGGGCCAGTGGCTGACCGTGCCGCTCGTCCTGTTCGGCGTCGGTCTGCTGTGGTGGGCACTGCGCCACCCGCCCGTTCAGGCACTGGACGAGGACCCGGGCGGCAACGGGAAGCCCACCGCGGGGCAGGAGAGGCCGGGCATCACCTTGCTCTGA
- a CDS encoding prolipoprotein diacylglyceryl transferase family protein — MLLLTDLAHLVSDPGALVASSEPLRWDELGLRQGIEIGPLMLRFYSLAYLAGILGGYWLLARMIRRPGSPMDRDQLDTLILGLIIGIIGGAGSATPCSTTPACSPPWTCSSSGRAG, encoded by the coding sequence GTGCTGCTGCTGACCGACCTGGCCCACCTCGTCTCCGATCCCGGGGCGCTGGTCGCCTCCTCGGAGCCGCTGCGGTGGGATGAGCTCGGGCTGCGGCAGGGGATCGAGATCGGGCCGCTCATGCTGCGGTTCTACTCGCTGGCCTACCTGGCCGGCATCCTCGGTGGCTACTGGCTGCTGGCCCGGATGATCCGCCGCCCCGGCTCACCGATGGACCGGGACCAGCTCGACACGCTGATTCTCGGCCTCATCATCGGCATCATCGGGGGGGCCGGCTCGGCTACGCCCTGTTCTACAACCCCAGCCTGTTCACCTCCCTGGACCTGTTCAAGCTCTGGGAGGGCGGGATGA
- a CDS encoding enoyl-CoA hydratase/isomerase family protein codes for MSEEQLRWEPAAGHGDQVLSAVDGPLGRVRLNRPRAINALDRASVDSLRQVLTDWAEEDGVHAVLIDGAGERGLCAGGDVRALREAILAGDVQLPVDYWAAEYALNQQVADFPKPYIAWMDGIVMGGGLGVSTHGSVRLVTERTQLAMPEVIIGFFPDVGVLHLLAQAPGETGTHLAMTGSPVSGADAVLLGLADAQVPSDAYGQVVDTLREDPTLGAEALVQRVGALGGDEAESWLQTQRAWVDECYAGDDAALILERLRSRPEPEAREAAQTIASRSPHSVAVTLEALRRAASLDLGGVLAQDLALGPAFAQHPDFAEGVRAQLVDKDRSPRWTHASVADVPRSEVLAAFGPG; via the coding sequence ATGAGCGAGGAACAGCTGAGGTGGGAGCCCGCGGCCGGGCACGGCGACCAGGTCTTGTCTGCGGTGGATGGCCCTCTCGGGCGGGTCCGCCTGAACCGGCCTCGGGCGATCAACGCGCTGGACAGGGCCTCGGTCGACTCGCTGCGGCAGGTGCTCACCGACTGGGCCGAGGAGGATGGTGTGCACGCCGTGCTGATCGACGGCGCCGGCGAGCGCGGACTGTGCGCCGGCGGCGACGTCCGGGCGCTGCGGGAGGCGATCCTGGCGGGGGACGTGCAGTTGCCGGTCGACTACTGGGCGGCCGAGTATGCCCTCAACCAGCAGGTCGCCGACTTCCCCAAGCCCTATATCGCCTGGATGGACGGCATCGTCATGGGTGGCGGGCTCGGGGTGTCCACGCACGGGTCGGTCCGCCTGGTCACCGAGCGCACCCAGCTGGCGATGCCCGAGGTGATCATCGGCTTCTTCCCCGACGTGGGGGTGCTGCACCTGCTCGCGCAGGCTCCCGGCGAGACCGGCACCCACCTGGCTATGACCGGGTCGCCAGTGAGCGGCGCTGACGCGGTGCTGCTGGGGCTGGCCGACGCGCAGGTGCCCAGCGACGCATACGGCCAGGTGGTGGACACACTGCGGGAGGACCCGACGCTGGGTGCCGAGGCGCTGGTGCAGCGGGTAGGGGCGCTCGGCGGGGACGAGGCCGAGTCGTGGCTGCAGACCCAGCGGGCCTGGGTCGACGAGTGCTACGCCGGTGACGACGCCGCGCTGATCCTCGAACGGCTGCGCTCCCGGCCCGAACCCGAGGCCCGAGAGGCGGCGCAGACCATCGCTTCACGGTCGCCGCACTCGGTCGCGGTGACCCTGGAGGCATTGCGTCGAGCGGCATCCCTGGACCTGGGCGGGGTCCTCGCCCAGGACTTGGCGCTGGGCCCCGCGTTCGCCCAGCATCCCGATTTCGCCGAGGGGGTCCGCGCCCAGCTGGTGGACAAGGACCGCTCGCCACGCTGGACCCACGCCTCTGTCGCCGACGTCCCCCGCTCGGAGGTCCTGGCCGCCTTCGGCCCTGGGTGA
- a CDS encoding DUF5926 family protein, with protein MGKASRKKRQATGSSEQKARRAPFVARPFEGLADESDWVAMREILPAATATVQVVVPEGLQISGRDVPAGEREVTLVSVLPAAMPAVHRDTGEVLVALQSRTSSGDASRDVAQAILTAVVSEPGTSINSVRPATADTPRLQDLLPEGQRLKVEVHEDFGFWLGENATEEQKAALQEMNDTAVPMARVEGAPSAFWCHMSGRSYIRWILSQDEDTALEALSRLSAAGEHTLGEDTDLLGAFRACGLLVPVIEVDPQSKADAHADALSQLQARYMKALEQGGELTAEERRARNGLVSRQVTLR; from the coding sequence ATGGGTAAGGCATCACGCAAGAAGCGGCAGGCCACGGGTTCGTCCGAGCAGAAGGCGCGGCGCGCGCCGTTCGTCGCGCGGCCCTTCGAGGGGCTGGCCGACGAGAGCGACTGGGTGGCGATGCGCGAGATCCTGCCCGCAGCGACCGCAACCGTGCAGGTCGTCGTCCCCGAGGGTCTGCAGATCAGCGGACGTGACGTCCCCGCGGGGGAACGCGAGGTGACCCTCGTGTCCGTCCTGCCCGCCGCGATGCCGGCCGTGCATCGCGACACCGGCGAGGTGCTGGTGGCCCTGCAGTCGCGCACCTCCAGCGGCGACGCCTCCCGCGACGTGGCCCAGGCGATCCTCACCGCGGTGGTGAGCGAGCCGGGCACGTCGATCAACTCGGTGCGCCCGGCGACCGCCGACACCCCCCGGCTGCAGGACCTGCTGCCTGAGGGTCAGCGCCTCAAGGTCGAGGTGCACGAGGACTTCGGCTTCTGGCTCGGCGAGAACGCCACCGAGGAGCAGAAGGCGGCCCTGCAAGAGATGAACGACACTGCCGTGCCGATGGCCCGGGTCGAGGGCGCGCCCTCAGCATTCTGGTGCCACATGAGCGGGCGCAGCTATATCCGCTGGATCCTTAGCCAGGACGAGGACACCGCTCTCGAGGCTCTTTCCCGCCTGTCCGCCGCCGGCGAGCACACCCTGGGTGAGGACACCGACCTGCTCGGTGCCTTCCGTGCCTGCGGGCTGCTCGTCCCGGTCATCGAGGTGGACCCCCAGAGCAAGGCCGACGCCCACGCCGATGCCCTGTCGCAGCTGCAGGCGCGCTACATGAAGGCGCTGGAGCAGGGCGGCGAGCTGACCGCCGAGGAGCGCCGTGCGCGCAACGGCCTGGTCTCCCGCCAGGTCACCCTGCGCTGA
- a CDS encoding glycosyltransferase family 2 protein, giving the protein MSALPSSPRPLEVVAVIPAKDEEARIGITIAALEQIGSVGPVIVVDDGSTDQTAAVAEWTGGVEVVRHNRNRGKAAAMTTGAARAAELAPGVPVLFVDADLESSAGNLGPVVEPVLIGEADMTIAVLPPQRGPGGGFGIVVRTARDGIRRLTGWTPTQPLSGQRCLSREALDAALPLASGWGVEVGLTVDVLRAGGRVLEVPCELHHRVTGRDLRSQAHRARQLADVTRALVDRSGAKEKVFARAGMAMRGARGLAGRGARGAARRVTTAVSSASRRLSREGEDQRP; this is encoded by the coding sequence GTGAGCGCCCTGCCCTCCTCCCCCCGGCCCCTCGAGGTGGTCGCGGTCATCCCGGCCAAGGACGAAGAGGCCCGCATCGGGATCACCATCGCCGCCCTGGAGCAGATCGGCTCGGTCGGTCCGGTGATCGTGGTCGATGACGGCTCGACCGACCAGACCGCAGCGGTCGCGGAGTGGACCGGCGGGGTCGAGGTGGTGCGGCACAACCGCAACCGGGGCAAGGCCGCGGCGATGACGACCGGCGCTGCCCGGGCCGCCGAGCTGGCGCCCGGGGTGCCCGTGCTCTTCGTCGACGCGGACCTCGAGAGCTCGGCCGGGAACCTGGGGCCGGTGGTCGAACCCGTGCTGATCGGTGAGGCGGACATGACGATCGCCGTGCTGCCGCCCCAGAGGGGGCCTGGAGGCGGCTTCGGGATCGTGGTCCGCACCGCACGTGACGGCATCCGCCGGTTGACCGGTTGGACCCCGACGCAGCCGCTTTCGGGTCAGCGTTGCCTGAGCCGCGAGGCCCTGGATGCGGCGCTGCCGCTGGCGTCCGGCTGGGGGGTGGAGGTGGGGCTGACCGTCGACGTGCTCCGGGCGGGTGGCCGGGTGCTGGAGGTGCCGTGCGAGCTGCACCACCGGGTGACCGGCCGCGACCTGCGCTCGCAGGCGCACCGGGCGCGTCAGCTCGCTGACGTCACCCGGGCGCTGGTTGACCGCTCGGGAGCCAAGGAGAAGGTCTTCGCTCGGGCCGGGATGGCCATGCGAGGAGCGCGGGGACTGGCCGGCCGGGGCGCGCGCGGCGCCGCACGCAGGGTCACCACGGCCGTCAGCTCCGCCTCCCGACGACTGTCCCGGGAGGGCGAGGACCAACGGCCCTGA
- a CDS encoding DUF4446 family protein: protein MDHELLTWVAVGVAVLALLLAVVAWVRLRVVDRGLRALIDAGAPTTPERERLDALEGEVAALRGDLAQALRHVAVVRYDAFGDMGGRMSFSAAIVDDTGDGMVISSIHARGESRTYAKGIVGGDSEIVLTPEERQALDAARTGSED from the coding sequence GTGGACCATGAGCTGCTGACCTGGGTCGCGGTGGGGGTGGCGGTGCTCGCGCTGCTGCTCGCCGTGGTGGCCTGGGTGCGCCTGCGGGTGGTCGACCGGGGGCTGCGGGCGCTGATCGACGCGGGGGCGCCGACCACACCGGAGCGGGAGCGGCTGGACGCGCTGGAGGGTGAGGTGGCCGCCCTCCGCGGTGACCTCGCGCAGGCGCTGCGGCACGTGGCCGTCGTCCGGTATGACGCGTTCGGCGACATGGGCGGGCGGATGAGCTTCTCGGCCGCGATTGTCGACGACACCGGCGACGGCATGGTGATCAGCTCGATCCATGCGCGGGGGGAGAGCCGAACCTACGCCAAGGGCATCGTCGGGGGAGACTCCGAGATCGTCCTCACCCCCGAGGAACGCCAGGCGCTGGACGCCGCCCGCACGGGGAGCGAGGACTGA
- a CDS encoding diacylglycerol/lipid kinase family protein: MQTQATAAVVVNPTKFTDLGLVRRRVQAACTRNGWSAPMWLETTPEDTGQGQAQQAIAAGVDLVCPLGGDGTVRAVASTMANTGIPVGLLPGGTGNLLARNLDLPIDSLGRALEIALTGKTAAIDTCVLELVRPTSGELARRLRDEDDPARTIDFRDAVDDRTSEEVREQHRFLVMAGLGFDAEVMAAAPEGLKARMGWFAYLVTGLRHLKGPQFTVALKVDDAEPIRRRVRSLMVGNVGRLQGGMELLPDAVVDDGMIDAVLLSPEGIVGWAAMTGQLITRQRIGHSRVDQLQAREVRVVCDKPVEIELDGDTLGAVSAMRVVVDPGSLLVRLPP, from the coding sequence ATGCAAACTCAGGCGACGGCCGCAGTCGTAGTGAACCCGACGAAGTTCACCGATCTTGGCCTCGTCCGTCGGCGTGTGCAGGCGGCGTGCACCCGCAACGGCTGGTCCGCGCCGATGTGGCTGGAGACCACCCCGGAGGACACCGGGCAGGGGCAGGCCCAGCAGGCGATCGCAGCCGGCGTCGACCTGGTCTGCCCGCTTGGTGGCGACGGCACGGTGCGCGCGGTCGCCTCGACGATGGCCAACACCGGCATCCCGGTGGGCCTGCTGCCAGGGGGCACTGGCAATCTGCTGGCCCGCAACCTCGACCTGCCCATCGACTCCCTCGGCCGGGCGCTGGAGATCGCGCTCACCGGAAAGACCGCCGCGATCGACACCTGCGTGCTGGAGCTGGTCCGCCCCACCTCGGGCGAGCTCGCCAGGCGGCTGCGGGACGAGGATGACCCGGCGCGGACCATCGACTTCCGGGACGCGGTGGACGACCGGACCTCCGAGGAGGTCCGCGAGCAGCACCGGTTCCTGGTGATGGCCGGTTTGGGCTTCGACGCCGAGGTCATGGCCGCGGCGCCCGAAGGGCTCAAGGCGCGGATGGGCTGGTTCGCCTACCTGGTGACAGGGCTGCGTCACCTCAAGGGGCCGCAGTTCACGGTGGCGCTCAAGGTGGACGATGCCGAGCCGATCCGGCGCCGGGTGCGCAGCCTGATGGTCGGCAACGTCGGCCGGCTGCAGGGTGGGATGGAGCTCCTGCCCGACGCGGTGGTGGACGACGGCATGATCGACGCGGTGCTGCTGTCGCCGGAGGGCATCGTCGGCTGGGCGGCGATGACCGGCCAGCTCATCACCCGACAGCGCATCGGCCACTCCCGCGTCGATCAGCTCCAGGCCCGCGAGGTGCGGGTGGTCTGCGACAAGCCGGTCGAGATCGAGCTGGACGGCGACACCCTCGGGGCGGTCTCGGCGATGCGGGTCGTCGTGGACCCCGGCAGCCTGCTCGTGCGCCTGCCGCCCTGA
- the serS gene encoding serine--tRNA ligase, which translates to MLDLRDLRADPDRARLSQQARGADPLAVDSALAADTRHREALSAFETARAEQKAFGKKVAQAQGEEKHQLLAQVKKLAGRVKELDSVASLAAAQRDAAMAQIGNLIMDGIPVGGEDDYVVLEHVGTPRDFADDGFVPKDHLEIGEALGIIDMARGAKVSGARFYYLKGDGARLEHALMGLAQQIAQEEGFSPLVVPNLVRPGTMFGAGFLDEHADEVYHLPADDLYLTGTSEVALAGLHADEIIDLSAGPLRYAATSTCYRREAGSYGKDTKGIFRVHQFQKTEMFVYCRVEDAEAEHANLLRVERRILDALELPYRVIDVAAGDLGGPAARKFDCEAWIPTQERYRELTSTSNCTTFQARRLNTRERDPNGSGTRVVATLNGTAATSTRPIVALLENHQQADGTVRVPEALRPFLGGMETLAAR; encoded by the coding sequence ATGCTCGACCTCCGTGACCTCCGCGCCGACCCTGACCGTGCCCGCCTGAGCCAGCAGGCTCGCGGAGCCGACCCGTTGGCGGTGGACTCGGCGCTGGCCGCGGACACGCGGCATCGGGAGGCCCTGTCCGCATTCGAAACCGCGCGCGCGGAGCAGAAGGCCTTCGGCAAGAAGGTCGCCCAGGCGCAAGGGGAGGAGAAGCACCAACTGCTCGCGCAGGTGAAGAAGCTCGCCGGCCGGGTCAAGGAGCTGGACTCCGTGGCCAGCCTCGCGGCGGCCCAGCGGGACGCGGCCATGGCGCAGATCGGCAACCTCATCATGGACGGCATCCCCGTGGGCGGGGAGGACGACTACGTGGTGCTGGAGCACGTCGGAACCCCGCGCGACTTCGCCGACGACGGGTTTGTGCCCAAGGATCACCTGGAGATCGGTGAGGCCCTGGGCATCATCGACATGGCGCGGGGCGCCAAGGTGTCCGGTGCCCGTTTCTACTACCTCAAGGGGGACGGGGCTCGCCTGGAGCACGCGCTCATGGGGCTGGCGCAGCAGATCGCGCAGGAGGAGGGTTTCAGCCCGCTCGTCGTGCCCAACCTGGTGCGGCCGGGGACGATGTTCGGCGCAGGCTTCCTCGATGAGCACGCGGACGAGGTCTACCACCTGCCCGCCGACGACCTCTACCTCACCGGCACCTCGGAGGTCGCACTCGCCGGCCTGCACGCCGACGAGATCATCGACCTCTCAGCCGGTCCGCTCCGGTATGCCGCGACCTCCACCTGCTACCGCCGCGAGGCGGGGTCCTACGGCAAAGACACCAAGGGCATCTTCCGCGTCCACCAGTTCCAGAAGACCGAGATGTTCGTCTACTGCCGGGTCGAGGACGCGGAGGCCGAGCATGCCAACCTGCTGCGGGTCGAGCGCCGGATCCTCGACGCGCTCGAACTGCCCTACCGGGTCATCGACGTCGCCGCGGGTGACCTCGGCGGGCCGGCTGCGCGCAAGTTCGACTGCGAGGCGTGGATCCCGACGCAGGAGAGGTACCGCGAGCTCACCTCCACCTCCAACTGCACCACCTTCCAGGCGCGCCGGCTGAACACGCGGGAGCGGGACCCGAACGGGTCCGGCACACGGGTCGTGGCCACTTTGAATGGCACCGCGGCGACCAGCACCCGGCCTATCGTGGCGCTGCTGGAGAACCACCAGCAGGCCGACGGCACCGTGCGCGTCCCGGAGGCCTTGCGACCTTTCCTGGGAGGTATGGAGACGCTCGCGGCCCGGTGA
- a CDS encoding NUDIX domain-containing protein: MPVAPHIAQLREQVGHDLLLLPSVAVLPIDESGRVLLARQTDFGTYATVGGAIDVDESPLDAAHREAREEIGSDVVITGLMGAVGGPEFRITYPNGDQTAYVCVVYEAKLSDAGALHPDGVEVDQVRWFQRIELNNPEVGPFAQATFRAIGWI; the protein is encoded by the coding sequence ATGCCGGTCGCTCCACATATCGCCCAGCTCCGAGAGCAGGTGGGCCACGACCTGCTCTTGTTGCCGTCCGTCGCCGTGCTGCCGATCGACGAAAGTGGGCGCGTCCTCCTGGCGCGTCAGACCGACTTCGGCACCTACGCCACGGTCGGGGGCGCCATCGACGTCGACGAGTCACCCCTGGACGCCGCGCATCGGGAAGCACGCGAGGAGATCGGTTCAGACGTCGTGATCACCGGACTCATGGGGGCCGTCGGGGGCCCGGAGTTCCGCATCACCTACCCCAACGGCGACCAGACGGCCTACGTCTGCGTCGTCTACGAGGCCAAGCTCAGCGACGCGGGCGCCCTCCACCCGGACGGGGTCGAGGTGGACCAGGTCAGGTGGTTTCAGCGCATCGAGCTCAACAACCCCGAGGTGGGACCGTTCGCGCAGGCGACCTTCCGGGCGATCGGCTGGATCTGA
- a CDS encoding class F sortase: MATSQNARARRARGTAGLALLVAVVLVGALIAFWGWRGGVPTVADQVQPPTHPATTSAPVATSVPAEQERPTAVSPGRTSGPAPSPSAAPTFSATTEPAPTVTDPAPAEVSEGPVHVRITRAADVLVDAPVALTQLNEREELNPPSGVVGWYGPPDWATVPGELSAYPGVLAGHTTHGGSRDVFYRLGEVRAGDVVTIGYADGSEAVFEADMDALSVPKNDVTEKADAEYAWVWRLAEPGRTVSIFSCDPAQGLDLTGHSVNNWVVQATLRG, translated from the coding sequence GTGGCCACTAGCCAAAACGCCAGAGCACGGCGGGCCAGGGGTACGGCGGGCCTGGCGCTGCTGGTTGCCGTGGTGCTTGTGGGGGCGCTCATCGCCTTCTGGGGCTGGCGGGGCGGGGTCCCCACTGTCGCGGACCAGGTGCAGCCCCCGACCCATCCGGCCACGACCTCTGCGCCGGTGGCCACCTCGGTCCCGGCGGAGCAGGAGCGGCCGACGGCCGTCTCCCCGGGGCGGACCTCCGGGCCCGCGCCCTCACCGTCGGCCGCCCCGACTTTCAGTGCGACGACGGAGCCGGCGCCAACCGTCACTGACCCGGCGCCGGCCGAGGTGAGCGAGGGGCCCGTGCACGTCCGGATCACCCGTGCGGCGGACGTCCTCGTCGACGCGCCGGTCGCCCTCACGCAGTTGAACGAGCGTGAGGAGCTGAACCCCCCGTCAGGCGTCGTGGGTTGGTACGGTCCGCCCGACTGGGCCACCGTGCCGGGGGAGCTCTCGGCATACCCCGGCGTCCTGGCCGGGCACACCACCCACGGTGGCAGTCGGGACGTCTTCTACAGGCTGGGAGAGGTGCGGGCAGGTGACGTGGTGACCATCGGCTACGCCGATGGCTCCGAAGCGGTCTTCGAGGCCGACATGGACGCGCTGTCAGTGCCCAAGAACGACGTCACGGAGAAGGCGGACGCCGAGTACGCCTGGGTCTGGCGGCTTGCGGAGCCAGGGCGCACAGTCTCGATCTTCTCCTGCGACCCGGCCCAGGGCCTGGACCTGACCGGCCACAGCGTGAACAACTGGGTGGTGCAGGCCACGCTGAGGGGATGA